The Nesterenkonia xinjiangensis genome contains a region encoding:
- a CDS encoding beta-glucosidase family protein, with the protein MSDVTTQNAPAVDRVTGPWNDVSLPVAERVEALLAQMTLEEKVSQLGSHWEMREDTEAQGEVAPMEDAMSAGKLPFAQEIVDGEGQLTRTYGTVAVSVADGAKDLRERQAAIISANRFGIPALAHEECLTGFTAYQATVYPTSLAWGATFDPELIEEMAAAIGRDMAAVGVQQGLSPVLDVVRDARWGRVEETIGEDPYVVGTLGTAYVKGLQSGGVIATLKHFAGYAASRAARNHAPVHIGRRELEDLILAPFEMAVREGRVGSVMNSYADIDGEAPAASPWLLTEVLRDRWGFTGTVVADYWSVAFLERMHRVAEDQAEAARLAVTAGLDVELPHTGGYRTLAQQVRDGHLEEAVIDRSVRRVLRQKVQLGMLDAGEGESWEPQIDEAVDLDSAANRALARRVAARSLVLLKNDGVLPAPAEALAGRRVAVIGASADEPRTMMGCYSFPNHVLAKYPAGTFPHQGIGVPMPSILTALRETYDGAEITYSPGAPIVEHDISGIADAAEQAAAADLAVVTVGDLAGMFGAGTSGEGCDVEDLRLPGAQQELVEAVLEAGERSGTPVVLVVVSGRPYALGGLAERCAAVVQAFFPGEEGGPALASLMSGEIEPVGRLPIGVPVHPGGQPAGYLAAPLGQNSQGVSNLDPTPLYPFGHGLSYSRVEYRGLRLSAEEIAVDGTVEATVTVANTGDRPVDEVVQLYFGDPVAQVARPVRQLLGYARAVLQPGETREVSFQVHADRFSFTGVELRRIVEPGRIDLWSGPSAGDLPLEATVRLSGETRDITGARVLTTPARVS; encoded by the coding sequence ATGAGCGACGTGACCACTCAGAACGCCCCCGCCGTGGACCGGGTCACCGGCCCCTGGAACGATGTCTCGCTGCCGGTCGCCGAGCGGGTCGAGGCGCTGCTGGCGCAGATGACCCTCGAGGAGAAGGTCTCCCAGCTGGGATCGCACTGGGAGATGCGCGAGGACACGGAAGCTCAGGGGGAGGTGGCGCCCATGGAGGACGCGATGTCCGCAGGGAAGCTGCCCTTCGCCCAGGAGATCGTCGACGGCGAGGGGCAGCTGACTCGCACCTATGGCACGGTGGCGGTCTCGGTGGCCGACGGTGCGAAGGATCTGCGGGAGCGGCAGGCCGCGATCATCTCCGCGAATCGGTTCGGCATCCCTGCGCTCGCCCACGAGGAGTGCCTGACCGGCTTCACCGCCTACCAGGCCACCGTCTACCCGACGTCTCTGGCCTGGGGTGCGACCTTCGACCCGGAGCTGATCGAGGAGATGGCCGCCGCCATCGGCCGGGACATGGCCGCCGTCGGCGTCCAGCAGGGGCTCTCCCCAGTGCTCGACGTCGTCCGCGACGCCCGCTGGGGACGTGTCGAGGAGACCATCGGTGAGGACCCCTATGTGGTCGGGACCCTGGGCACCGCCTACGTGAAGGGGCTGCAGTCCGGCGGGGTCATCGCCACGCTGAAGCACTTCGCCGGCTATGCCGCATCCCGGGCGGCACGCAACCATGCCCCGGTGCACATCGGGCGCCGCGAGCTCGAGGACCTGATCCTCGCCCCCTTCGAGATGGCTGTCCGCGAGGGCCGTGTCGGCTCCGTGATGAACTCCTACGCCGACATCGACGGGGAGGCGCCCGCCGCCTCCCCGTGGCTGCTCACCGAGGTGCTCCGCGATCGGTGGGGCTTCACCGGCACCGTGGTCGCCGACTACTGGTCGGTCGCCTTCTTGGAGCGGATGCACCGCGTGGCCGAGGACCAGGCCGAGGCCGCCCGGCTGGCCGTCACCGCCGGGCTGGACGTCGAGCTGCCGCACACCGGCGGCTACCGCACCCTGGCCCAGCAGGTCCGCGACGGGCACCTCGAGGAGGCCGTCATCGACCGCTCCGTGCGCCGGGTGCTGCGGCAGAAGGTGCAGCTCGGGATGCTCGACGCCGGCGAAGGGGAGAGCTGGGAGCCGCAGATCGACGAGGCCGTGGACCTGGACTCCGCGGCCAACCGCGCCCTGGCACGCAGGGTTGCCGCGCGCTCGCTGGTGCTGCTGAAGAACGACGGCGTGCTGCCCGCACCCGCCGAGGCGCTCGCCGGGAGGCGGGTCGCCGTCATCGGTGCCTCCGCCGACGAGCCGCGCACCATGATGGGCTGCTACTCCTTCCCCAACCATGTGCTGGCCAAGTACCCTGCCGGGACCTTTCCCCACCAGGGGATCGGCGTGCCGATGCCTAGCATCCTGACGGCCCTGCGCGAGACCTACGACGGCGCCGAGATCACCTACAGTCCGGGCGCCCCCATCGTGGAGCATGACATCAGCGGCATCGCCGATGCTGCGGAGCAGGCGGCCGCCGCGGACCTGGCCGTGGTCACCGTGGGCGACCTGGCCGGCATGTTCGGCGCCGGCACCTCGGGCGAGGGATGCGACGTCGAGGACCTGCGCCTGCCCGGAGCTCAGCAGGAGCTCGTGGAGGCCGTGCTGGAGGCTGGTGAGCGCTCCGGCACGCCGGTGGTGCTCGTGGTGGTCTCCGGCCGGCCCTACGCGCTGGGTGGGCTGGCCGAGCGCTGTGCCGCCGTCGTCCAGGCCTTCTTCCCCGGAGAGGAGGGCGGCCCTGCGCTGGCCTCGCTGATGAGCGGGGAGATCGAGCCGGTCGGCCGTCTGCCGATCGGGGTGCCGGTGCACCCGGGCGGCCAGCCGGCCGGCTACCTCGCGGCACCGCTCGGCCAGAACAGCCAGGGCGTCTCCAACCTGGACCCGACCCCGCTGTATCCCTTCGGCCACGGGCTGAGCTACAGCCGGGTGGAGTACCGGGGGCTGCGTCTCTCGGCCGAGGAGATCGCCGTGGACGGGACCGTGGAGGCCACCGTCACCGTGGCCAACACCGGTGACCGTCCGGTGGACGAGGTCGTCCAGCTCTACTTCGGCGACCCGGTGGCCCAGGTGGCCCGCCCGGTGCGGCAGCTGCTGGGCTACGCCCGAGCGGTCCTGCAGCCGGGGGAGACACGAGAGGTCAGCTTCCAGGTCCACGCGGACCGGTTCTCCTTCACCGGGGTGGAGCTGCGACGGATCGTCGAGCCCGGGCGCATCGATCTCTGGTCCGGCCCCTCCGCCGGGGACCTGCCCCTGGAGGCCACGGTGAGGCTCAGCGGTGAGACCAGGGACATCACCGGAGCCCGGGTGCTGACCACCCCCGCCCGTGTGAGCTGA
- a CDS encoding Dps family protein, whose translation MSDEQYSDYTVPGLAQENGHEIAGLLQTRLHALNDLQLALKHVHWNVTGPHFIAVHEMLDPQVEVVRGFVDEAAERIATLGGSPSGRTGELVARRHWEDYPLGKADSLVHLAELDKVYTGVIEDHREVLAKAGQVDPITEDMLIGQVKELELFQWFIRSHLERTGS comes from the coding sequence ATGTCTGACGAGCAGTACTCCGACTACACCGTGCCGGGCCTGGCCCAGGAGAACGGGCATGAGATCGCTGGGCTCCTCCAGACCCGGCTCCACGCGTTGAACGACCTGCAGCTGGCTCTGAAGCACGTCCACTGGAACGTGACCGGGCCGCACTTCATCGCCGTCCACGAGATGCTCGATCCCCAGGTGGAGGTGGTGCGCGGGTTCGTGGACGAGGCCGCCGAACGTATCGCCACCCTCGGCGGATCTCCCAGCGGCCGCACCGGCGAGCTGGTCGCGCGGCGGCACTGGGAGGACTACCCGCTCGGCAAGGCGGACTCCCTGGTGCACCTGGCCGAGCTGGACAAGGTCTACACCGGTGTCATCGAGGACCACCGCGAAGTCCTGGCCAAGGCCGGACAGGTGGACCCCATCACCGAGGACATGCTGATCGGGCAGGTCAAGGAGCTCGAGCTGTTCCAGTGGTTCATCCGCTCCCACCTGGAGCGCACCGGGTCCTGA